In Amycolatopsis sp. EV170708-02-1, the following are encoded in one genomic region:
- a CDS encoding bifunctional phosphatase PAP2/diacylglycerol kinase family protein, translating into MLKQLKRPFRKVGRTDRRLMARSAALPRTRADEVITSLSKSADKSKLWWCVAIALAAKKGPTRRGALRGVAAIAGASAAANLIGKPLFPRRRPAAEQVPMHRRLVRRPTSSSFPSGHSASAAAFVTAVAMESPKAGAALVPLAAAVAYSRVHTGVHWPSDVGVGIGIGVGAGLLTRHWWPLNDDVPGRTAHTAEAPEMRDGEDMLVLVNPHSGIDGQDPTEEARFAWPKATILYPDAKRDLRDQLCDEIAARDNTVRALGVAGGDGTVAAVAAVAADHDLPLALIPAGTLNHFARDVGMRSMPDADAATEAGNAVGVDLGEVEINHDDDHRYFVNTASLGGYPEMVRIRERLQKRHPKWPSAAIALARTLRRAKPLEVTLNGKHTSIWLLFVGNGTYSPKGFAPSRRPALDTGLLDVRYLRADVPYSRARFILATITNSLNASHVYQELDVPELHVRLLNGNRRVATDGEVGPLGNDFRFRSRPSALTIYRL; encoded by the coding sequence GTGTTAAAGCAGCTCAAGCGCCCTTTCCGCAAGGTCGGACGGACCGATCGACGGCTGATGGCACGGAGCGCTGCCTTGCCGAGGACCAGGGCCGACGAGGTGATCACCTCGCTCTCCAAAAGTGCGGACAAGTCCAAGCTCTGGTGGTGTGTCGCGATCGCTCTCGCGGCGAAGAAGGGCCCGACGCGCCGGGGTGCGCTCCGCGGCGTGGCCGCCATCGCCGGGGCGAGCGCGGCGGCGAACCTGATCGGCAAACCCCTGTTTCCGCGCCGCCGCCCCGCGGCTGAGCAGGTGCCCATGCACCGGCGCCTCGTCCGGCGCCCGACCTCGTCGTCGTTCCCGTCCGGACACTCGGCGTCGGCGGCCGCGTTCGTGACGGCGGTCGCGATGGAATCGCCCAAGGCGGGCGCCGCACTGGTCCCGCTGGCCGCCGCGGTCGCCTATTCCCGGGTCCACACGGGCGTCCACTGGCCCAGTGACGTCGGGGTGGGGATCGGTATCGGCGTCGGCGCGGGCCTGCTGACACGGCACTGGTGGCCGCTGAACGACGACGTCCCCGGCCGCACCGCGCACACCGCCGAAGCGCCGGAGATGCGCGACGGCGAGGACATGCTCGTCCTGGTCAACCCGCATTCCGGGATCGACGGTCAGGACCCGACCGAGGAAGCCCGCTTCGCCTGGCCCAAGGCCACCATCCTGTATCCGGACGCGAAACGGGACCTGCGTGATCAGCTCTGCGACGAGATCGCCGCCCGTGACAACACCGTGCGCGCGCTCGGTGTCGCCGGTGGTGACGGGACCGTGGCCGCGGTGGCCGCGGTCGCGGCCGACCACGATCTGCCGCTGGCGCTCATTCCGGCCGGCACCCTCAACCACTTCGCCCGCGACGTCGGCATGCGCTCGATGCCCGACGCGGACGCCGCGACCGAAGCGGGCAACGCCGTCGGAGTCGACCTCGGCGAGGTCGAGATCAACCACGACGACGACCACCGCTATTTCGTCAACACCGCCAGCCTCGGCGGCTACCCGGAAATGGTCCGGATCCGGGAAAGGCTGCAGAAGCGGCATCCGAAGTGGCCGTCCGCGGCGATCGCGCTCGCCCGCACCCTCCGGCGCGCGAAGCCGCTGGAAGTGACCCTCAACGGCAAGCACACCAGCATCTGGCTGCTGTTCGTCGGCAACGGCACCTACTCGCCGAAGGGGTTTGCGCCCTCGCGCCGCCCCGCCCTCGACACCGGCCTTCTCGACGTGCGCTACCTGCGCGCCGACGTGCCGTATTCGCGGGCGCGGTTCATCCTCGCCACGATCACGAACAGCCTCAACGCCAGCCACGTCTACCAGGAGCTCGACGTCCCGGAGCTGCACGTCCGGCTGCTCAACGGCAACCGCCGGGTCGCCACCGACGGCGAGGTCGGCCCGCTCGGCAACGATTTCCGCTTCCGGTCGCGGCCCAGCGCGCTCACCATCTACCGGCTCTAG